One genomic window of Halorubrum hochsteinianum includes the following:
- a CDS encoding 30S ribosomal protein S12, translating into MANGKYAARKLKKDRQKRRWSDSEYARRERGLKKKSDPLEGAPQARGIVLEKVGIEAKQPNSAIRKCVRVQLIKNGKQVTAFCPGDGAISFIDEHDEVTIAGIGGAKGRAMGDLSGVNYKVEKVNGVSMIELVRGNAEKPVR; encoded by the coding sequence ATGGCGAACGGCAAGTACGCGGCCCGTAAGCTCAAAAAGGACCGGCAGAAGCGCCGCTGGTCCGACTCCGAGTACGCTCGGCGCGAGCGCGGGCTCAAAAAGAAGTCCGACCCCCTGGAGGGTGCCCCGCAGGCGCGCGGCATCGTCCTAGAGAAGGTCGGCATCGAGGCAAAGCAGCCGAACTCGGCGATCCGAAAGTGCGTCCGGGTTCAGCTCATCAAAAACGGGAAGCAGGTCACCGCGTTCTGTCCCGGTGACGGCGCGATCTCGTTCATCGACGAACACGACGAGGTCACGATCGCCGGGATCGGCGGCGCGAAGGGTCGCGCGATGGGCGACCTCTCCGGCGTCAACTACAAGGTCGAGAAGGTCAACGGCGTGTCGATGATCGAACTGGTTCGCGGCAACGCGGAGAAACCGGTCAGATGA
- a CDS encoding 30S ribosomal protein S7 has product MSGEETEAASDEDVAADEPDPDAPASSEAANENAKLFGVWDVTEIAYEDPSTKRYMTVTPIAHTMGRHASKQFKKSEISLVERLINRLMQTDENTGKKQQATRIVRDAFDIVHDRTEENPVQILVTAVENAAPREETVRLKYGGISVPKAVDVAPQRRVDQALLFISDGVASATYKSTTSAAEALANELIAAADYDVEGSYSISQKEERERVAAAAR; this is encoded by the coding sequence ATGAGCGGTGAGGAGACCGAGGCGGCGTCCGACGAGGACGTCGCCGCCGACGAGCCGGACCCGGACGCGCCCGCCTCCAGCGAGGCCGCAAACGAGAACGCCAAGCTGTTCGGCGTCTGGGACGTCACCGAGATCGCCTACGAGGATCCGTCCACGAAGCGGTACATGACGGTGACGCCCATCGCTCACACGATGGGCCGCCACGCGTCCAAGCAGTTCAAGAAGTCCGAAATCTCGCTGGTCGAGCGGCTGATCAACCGCCTGATGCAGACCGACGAGAACACGGGCAAGAAGCAGCAGGCGACCCGGATCGTCCGCGACGCCTTCGACATCGTCCACGATCGGACCGAGGAGAACCCGGTCCAGATCCTCGTGACGGCCGTCGAGAACGCAGCGCCCCGCGAGGAGACCGTCCGCCTGAAGTACGGCGGCATCTCCGTCCCGAAGGCGGTCGACGTCGCGCCCCAGCGCCGCGTCGATCAGGCGCTGCTTTTCATCTCCGACGGCGTTGCCAGCGCGACGTACAAGTCGACGACCTCGGCCGCCGAGGCGCTCGCGAACGAGCTGATCGCCGCCGCCGACTACGACGTCGAGGGCTCCTACTCCATCTCGCAGAAGGAGGAGCGCGAAC
- the rpoA2 gene encoding DNA-directed RNA polymerase subunit A'' — protein MTEYDHVTDDMEAVVEATELPRRLKEKVYAALDRKAEETGEVTIEQATDIVEGVRNRYEQTRVDPLDPVGTVSAQSIGEPGTQMTMNTFHYAGVAEIDVTQGLPRLIELVDARKTPDTPMMTVYLEDEYATDREKAHEVVWSIEATRILALGDVSTNVADMLVRIDLNDDTLLERWPTHSNPSEIAEIIAETIEDALGVDARQSGTVIEFGPNEPSYRELLQLVERLREIVFKGIEEIERVVIRKEEIDGDEEFVLYTEGSAFGDTLAIEGVDASRSTCNNIHEIYRNLGVEAARETIIDETKNTLEEQGLDDVNVRHLMLVADIMTNNGEIESIGRHGISGNKDSVLARAAFEVTVNHLLDAAVHGEYDELDGGIENVIAGKPISMGTGDVDLRMGSRVAGDD, from the coding sequence ATGACTGAGTACGACCACGTCACCGACGACATGGAGGCGGTCGTCGAGGCGACCGAGCTCCCCCGACGGCTCAAGGAGAAGGTGTACGCGGCGCTCGACCGCAAGGCCGAGGAGACCGGCGAGGTCACCATCGAGCAGGCGACCGACATCGTCGAGGGCGTCCGGAACCGCTACGAGCAGACCCGGGTCGACCCCCTCGACCCGGTCGGGACGGTCTCGGCGCAGTCGATCGGCGAGCCCGGGACGCAGATGACGATGAACACGTTCCACTACGCCGGCGTCGCCGAGATCGACGTCACGCAGGGGCTGCCGCGGCTCATCGAGCTCGTGGACGCCCGGAAGACGCCGGACACGCCGATGATGACGGTGTACCTCGAAGACGAGTACGCGACCGACCGCGAGAAGGCCCACGAGGTCGTCTGGTCGATCGAGGCGACGCGCATCCTCGCGCTCGGCGACGTGTCGACGAACGTCGCGGACATGCTGGTCCGGATCGACCTGAACGACGACACGCTCTTGGAGCGGTGGCCCACCCACTCGAACCCCTCCGAGATCGCGGAGATCATCGCCGAGACGATCGAGGACGCGCTCGGCGTCGACGCCCGGCAGTCGGGCACCGTGATCGAGTTCGGCCCCAACGAGCCGAGCTACCGCGAACTGCTCCAGCTCGTCGAGCGGCTCCGGGAGATCGTGTTCAAGGGCATCGAGGAGATCGAACGCGTCGTCATCCGTAAAGAGGAGATCGACGGCGACGAGGAGTTCGTCCTCTACACCGAGGGGTCGGCGTTCGGCGACACCCTCGCGATCGAGGGCGTCGACGCCTCCCGGTCGACCTGTAACAACATCCACGAGATCTACCGGAACCTCGGCGTCGAGGCGGCCCGGGAGACGATCATCGACGAGACGAAGAACACGCTCGAAGAGCAGGGGCTCGACGACGTGAACGTCCGGCACCTGATGCTCGTCGCGGACATCATGACGAACAACGGCGAGATCGAGTCGATCGGCCGGCACGGCATCTCCGGCAACAAGGACTCGGTGCTCGCGCGGGCGGCGTTCGAGGTGACGGTGAACCACCTGCTCGACGCCGCCGTCCACGGCGAGTACGACGAGCTCGACGGCGGCATCGAGAACGTCATCGCCGGCAAACCCATCTCGATGGGGACCGGCGACGTCGACCTCCGGATGGGGTCGCGCGTCGCGGGCGACGACTAA
- a CDS encoding DNA-directed RNA polymerase subunit A' — protein sequence MQTPKVLGGIDFGLMDPETYRDMSATKVITADTYDDDGYPIDMGLMDPRLGVIDPGLECRTCGSHSGSCNGHFGHIELAAPVIHVGFTKLIRRLLRSTCRECGRLALDDAQRDEFRDRYERAKELGDDEHDVLKAAVRQARKASTCPFCGEPQADIKHEKPTTYYEVQDVLSGDYSERIAAAMQPDEEEDDPGTSPQELAEKTDIALDRVNDIMAGEFRPRKEDRRAIEKALDVDLTEEDMNKLMPSDIRDWFEDIPDEDLEVLGIDSEHSRPEWMILTVLPVPPVTTRPSITLDNGQRSEDDLTHKLVDIIRINQRFMENREAGAPQLIIEDLWELLQYHVTTFVDNEISGTPPARHRSGRPLKTLSQRLKGKEGRFRGSLSGKRVNFSARTVISPDPTLSLNEVGVPDRVAKEMTQTLNVTERNVDEARQYVRNGPEAHPGANYVRRPDGRRLKVTEKNCEELAEKVEPDWEVNRHLVDGDIVIFNRQPSLHRMSIMAHEVVVMPYKTFRLNTVVCPPYNADFDGDEMNMHALQNEEARAEARVLMRVQEQILSPRFGGNIIGAIQDHISGTYLLTNSNPEFSETQALDLLRATRVDELPEADGVDDDGREFWTGRTLFSELLPDDLDLSFTSSAGDSVVIEDGQLIEGTIDEDAVGAFGGEVVDTLTKEYGETRSRVFINEIASLAMRAIMNFGFSIGIDDESIPPEAEEQVDDAIESAYDRVQELIATYEAGELESLPGRGVDETLEMKIMQTLGKARDSAGEIADQHFGDDNPAVVMARSGARGSMLNLTQMAGSVGQQAVRGERINRGYEDRTLSHYRPNDLSSEAHGFVENSYRGGLTPEEFFFHAMGGREGLVDTAVRTSKSGYLQRRLINALSELEAQYDGTVRDTSGRIVQFEFGEDGTSPVKVSSGEEDGIDVDGIVDRVVDAEFESSEEKERFLGEREPPTNLSEHAGPGLNKAAELEVESDD from the coding sequence ATGCAAACACCGAAAGTGCTCGGCGGGATCGACTTCGGACTCATGGACCCGGAGACGTACCGGGACATGTCCGCGACGAAGGTGATCACGGCCGACACGTACGACGACGACGGCTATCCGATCGACATGGGGCTGATGGACCCGCGACTGGGCGTCATCGACCCCGGACTTGAGTGCCGCACCTGCGGCTCCCACTCCGGCTCCTGTAACGGCCACTTCGGCCACATCGAGCTGGCCGCGCCGGTCATCCACGTCGGCTTCACGAAGCTCATCCGCCGGCTGCTCCGCTCGACGTGTCGGGAGTGCGGCCGACTGGCTCTGGACGACGCGCAGCGCGACGAGTTCCGGGACCGCTACGAGCGGGCGAAGGAGCTCGGCGACGACGAACACGACGTGCTGAAGGCGGCGGTCCGGCAGGCCCGGAAGGCGTCGACCTGTCCGTTCTGCGGCGAGCCGCAGGCGGACATCAAACACGAGAAGCCGACGACCTACTACGAGGTCCAGGACGTGCTCTCGGGCGACTACTCCGAGCGCATCGCGGCCGCGATGCAGCCCGACGAGGAGGAGGACGACCCGGGCACCTCGCCGCAGGAGCTGGCCGAGAAGACCGACATCGCCCTCGACCGGGTCAACGACATCATGGCCGGCGAGTTCCGCCCGCGCAAGGAGGACCGCCGCGCCATCGAGAAGGCGCTCGACGTGGACCTCACGGAGGAGGACATGAACAAGCTGATGCCCTCGGACATCCGCGACTGGTTCGAGGACATCCCGGACGAGGACCTGGAAGTCCTCGGCATCGACTCCGAGCACTCCCGCCCGGAGTGGATGATCCTGACGGTCCTTCCGGTGCCGCCGGTCACCACGCGACCCTCCATCACGCTCGACAACGGCCAGCGCTCCGAGGACGACCTCACGCACAAGCTGGTCGACATCATCCGGATCAACCAGCGGTTCATGGAGAACCGCGAGGCGGGTGCCCCGCAGCTGATCATCGAGGACCTCTGGGAGCTGCTCCAGTACCACGTCACCACGTTCGTCGACAACGAGATCAGCGGGACCCCGCCGGCGCGACACCGCTCCGGCCGTCCCCTCAAGACCCTCAGCCAGCGGCTGAAGGGCAAGGAGGGTCGCTTCCGCGGGTCGCTGTCCGGCAAGCGCGTCAACTTCTCCGCCCGGACCGTCATCTCGCCGGACCCGACGCTGTCGCTGAACGAGGTCGGCGTTCCGGACCGGGTCGCCAAGGAGATGACCCAGACGCTCAACGTCACCGAACGCAACGTCGACGAGGCGCGCCAGTACGTCCGGAACGGGCCTGAGGCCCACCCCGGAGCCAACTACGTGCGCCGCCCCGACGGTCGCCGGCTGAAGGTGACCGAGAAGAACTGCGAGGAGCTCGCCGAGAAGGTCGAGCCGGACTGGGAGGTGAATCGCCACCTCGTGGACGGCGACATCGTGATCTTCAACCGGCAGCCCTCGCTGCACCGGATGTCCATCATGGCCCACGAGGTCGTGGTGATGCCGTACAAGACGTTCCGGCTCAACACCGTCGTCTGTCCGCCGTACAACGCCGACTTCGACGGCGACGAGATGAACATGCACGCGCTCCAGAACGAGGAGGCCCGCGCCGAGGCGCGCGTCCTCATGCGCGTACAGGAACAGATTCTGAGCCCCCGCTTCGGCGGGAACATCATCGGCGCGATCCAGGACCACATCTCCGGCACGTACCTGCTCACCAATTCGAACCCCGAGTTCTCGGAGACGCAGGCGCTGGACCTGCTGCGCGCGACCCGCGTCGACGAGCTGCCCGAGGCGGACGGCGTCGACGACGACGGCCGCGAGTTCTGGACCGGTCGGACGCTGTTCTCGGAGCTGCTCCCCGACGACCTGGACCTCTCGTTCACCTCCTCGGCGGGCGACAGCGTCGTCATCGAGGACGGCCAGCTGATCGAGGGGACCATCGACGAGGACGCGGTCGGCGCGTTCGGCGGCGAGGTCGTCGACACGCTCACGAAGGAGTACGGCGAGACGCGCTCGCGCGTGTTCATCAACGAGATCGCGTCGCTGGCGATGCGCGCGATCATGAACTTCGGGTTCTCGATCGGGATCGACGACGAGTCGATCCCGCCGGAGGCCGAAGAGCAGGTCGACGACGCCATCGAGAGCGCTTACGACCGCGTTCAGGAGCTGATCGCGACCTACGAGGCCGGCGAGCTGGAATCGCTCCCCGGCCGCGGCGTCGACGAGACGCTGGAGATGAAGATCATGCAGACGCTCGGGAAGGCCCGCGACTCGGCGGGTGAGATCGCGGACCAGCACTTCGGCGACGACAACCCGGCGGTCGTGATGGCCCGCTCGGGCGCGCGTGGCTCGATGCTGAACCTGACGCAGATGGCCGGCTCCGTCGGCCAGCAGGCGGTCCGCGGCGAGCGGATCAACCGCGGCTACGAGGACCGGACGCTCTCGCACTACCGGCCGAACGACCTCTCCTCGGAGGCGCACGGCTTCGTGGAGAACTCCTACCGCGGCGGGCTCACCCCCGAGGAGTTCTTCTTCCACGCGATGGGCGGCCGCGAGGGGCTCGTCGACACGGCGGTCCGGACCTCCAAGTCCGGCTACCTCCAGCGCCGGCTCATCAACGCGCTCTCCGAACTGGAGGCGCAGTACGACGGCACGGTCCGGGACACCTCGGGCCGGATCGTCCAGTTCGAGTTCGGCGAGGACGGCACTTCGCCGGTGAAGGTCTCCTCGGGCGAGGAGGACGGCATCGACGTCGACGGCATCGTCGACCGCGTCGTCGACGCCGAGTTCGAGTCCAGCGAGGAGAAGGAGCGGTTCCTCGGCGAGCGCGAGCCGCCGACGAACCTCTCGGAGCACGCCGGGCCGGGCCTGAACAAGGCCGCGGAACTGGAGGTGGAGTCGGATGACTGA
- a CDS encoding NusA-like transcription termination signal-binding factor, protein MRVELSDEARRYIGRFDELTGVTPTDCLVEGDRLVFVVPAGEMAAAIGQGGETVAEAERRLAKSIELVEDADTAEAFVASTLAPAAVNAVTISEQNDRVAYVEVPEADRGVAIGADGANIETARRLAERHYDVDDVQLT, encoded by the coding sequence ATGCGCGTCGAGCTCTCCGACGAGGCGCGGCGGTACATCGGTCGGTTCGACGAGCTGACCGGCGTCACGCCGACCGACTGCCTCGTGGAGGGCGACCGCCTCGTGTTCGTGGTGCCCGCGGGCGAGATGGCGGCCGCGATCGGACAGGGCGGCGAGACCGTCGCGGAGGCCGAACGCCGACTCGCGAAGTCGATCGAACTGGTCGAGGACGCGGACACGGCCGAGGCGTTCGTCGCGAGCACGCTCGCCCCGGCGGCGGTCAACGCCGTCACCATCTCCGAGCAGAACGACCGCGTGGCGTACGTCGAGGTCCCCGAGGCGGACCGCGGCGTCGCCATCGGCGCGGACGGGGCGAACATCGAGACCGCCCGTCGGCTCGCCGAGCGGCACTACGACGTCGACGACGTCCAGTTGACCTGA